The Thiomicrorhabdus lithotrophica DNA segment TAGCATCTACACCACTTGCTGATTGCTCATTCCAAACTGCATACACCGTTTGTCCATCTGGAGTTGGGCGTAATTGCGATTCAAAACGCGACACATTGTTTGGGTTATCAACTCTTACAACAGGCTCATAAGTCACACCTTTGTCAAAAGAACGGGTGTAATAAATATCCTGATCAACCGCTTCTTCTATATGTGAAGCGACATTTGTTTGAGTACCCCAAGCCACAATAAAGGCATTTGGATTGTAATTATCTGCCTCATTTGTTGAAAAAGGTGTTTTTACAAATCTTGGTTCTCTCACACTTAAAGGTTCGATAGTAACACCCTCACTATTCACTTCAGAAGGTAGGTTAGACAGATTACGAGGAGGTGTCCAAGTATTTTCTACAGCGTCATAATGACGAAGCCAGAAATCATAGTTTCTTAAATTTGTATAAGTTGCTAATGCCCAATCGTTGGTATAAGAGTAACCAATATATAAGTCATCTCCTACAATCGCACCACGATGCGCTAATGCATTCTCTGCATTATTCGTTTCAGTGGTATCAGCCAGGTTTCCACCAGTTTCCGTGTTACTACTGATATTGATTGCCTTAACATTATCTAACGTTGAAGAATCAGCATAAACAGAAGTCTCACAACCAGCATCAACAGCAGGGGTCATATTGGTATAAGCAACACCATTTTTGAGTAAGCGCACCATAATATCTGATGGCCCACCTTGGTCATACTTACCTTCTTTCCAGAAAATCCCCATCTGCAAACCACTTGAACCCGGTGTTGCCTGAGGAACAAAACGAACACGACGCGCATTCTCTTCAGGGTTAGAAATAACACAACCTGCCTGACTAGTTACTGCGCCAGGGTTAGTAGAATAAGGGAAGCTGTGATAACGAATATACTTACCGAATTCTATCTCTTCAGAACCTTTTGTCTCTTCATAAGTCACAACGACAGTACTACCTACTAATGCATTATTTGCACGTGTAGCCGCAGTCTGACCACCATCAATTAAATCAGCCGCAACTAAGTTACCCGCTGCATCTTTAACCGTTCTGTTATCTCCAGCTAAATTACCCGTTTTGTTATCTGTTAAACGTGCAGGTGTAGCGATGCCTGTAGGCTTACCAGCAATAGGAATTGTTTGCGCTTCATCTTCCCACTTAGTTGCTTCAAACGTTGTTGTTGTGTACCAAATATCGGTTGCATGCGATGCTGTTGCTCCAGAAGCACCATCACCAGGCCCATCCGCAGCACCAATTTGCAATCCTAAAGGATCTTCTTGCCACGTAATGATTGATTTACCCATAGAGTTAACTTTACTTGCGTCTTGTTTTGCATCGCGCGAACCATCACTTAACTGAATAGGCGATGTCCATGCTAAACCACCATTACTTGAATAGGCCGCATAAGTACAACTAAAAGGAATCTCACGATTATCACGCGTTACATAAGATACTGTTCTCTGGTTTCCACCCTCACAATACTTATCAACCCACGTAAGCATTAAGTTACCACCACCGTTTGAGATATTCGGCTTATCCGAATCACCCCAATAATCGGAAGGGTCACCATTATCACCTTGCCAATCTGTGCTAATACTCGACAGTGACGCCGTATTAGAAATATTAACAGGAGCACTCCAATTAGTTTCTAGGCCGCAATCAACCGTTGCACTTGCACATGTTCTTACAAAAATATCCCTTGCTGGACGCTCCTCATCCCCTTTAAGATCATAAACAACTTTAGTGGCATCTAAGGCATCACCAAAAGCACTGATTAACATACCATTACCTAAACGCACTAATTTCGCTTTAAAAGCCATATTTAAGTCCGCTTGGTTTGATAATGCCTCTGGATTGCCAAAATGCATCTGAGTTGTTGCTTGTTCTTCAGCTGCTAGAACGCTACCATTCACACCCATAGCTGCTGCCATCGCAATAATTAAATATTTTTTTTGTAATTTCATTTTACTGACCTCTTCCATCTCATTATCTTTTTAGACAAATCACGCATAATTTCACAACTATGCTTTAACCTCTCTTCACTTAAATAATACGTTAAAAATACTAAAAAATAAGTCACCCAAAGGGGTGGATTCGGAACGTTCATCTGATGTAAATACTTACTGAAAAAATCCACTTCAGGATATAAACAAATACTAAAATAAACATAACAATTTGATATTATTGATTTTTACCAAGAAAAAACTAGGTTGTAAATACATTCTACAAAGGTAAAAAATCAACACTCCACCAAATGCGACCTGTTTCACCTTTTCAATTAAGCGACTAAAACTTATTTCAAAACAACTTTTTAAAAACTGTAACGTTAAATTATCACGCCACACTTTATTGTTAATGAAATTAATATCGCTAAAATCCATTACCTTAAGATTCCAATAAAATATAAATTACATCTTTTGTCAGAATCCTAAATGAAATATTTTATAATGACCGCACATCAAATTGCGCTCATAGCTCAGCTGGATAGAGCACTGCCCTCCGGAGGCAGGGGTCGGGAGTTCGAATCTTCTTGAGCGCGCCATTATTCCCTACCTAATCAACCTAAGATATTCCTAAGGTTTTCATCCTGCTTTACCTTACAATAGCTTTAGATCACCACAACATTACTGCAAATTATTTGGAGAAAGACTTTGATTTATCAAGGAATTGCAAACTTTGAGCACGGTTCAGAAAGTGCTACAGGTGTTTTACTAACCAACTTAGGAACACCTGATGCCCCAACCAAAGAAGCGCTTAAACCGTATCTAAAAGAATTTTTAATGGATCCTAGAGTGGTTGAACCACCACCAGCACGTTGGTTATGGCGTTTGATTTTAAATGGCATTATTCTCAATACCAGGCCTGCTAAATCTGCTGAAGCTTATGCCACCGTTTGGAATAGCGAAGGTGAAGGTGCACCGCTTTTGAATATTGCACAACGACAAGTGGATGCCGTAGCAGAACGTGTTCGCCCACATTTCAAAGGTCGTGTTGAGTTTGCTTTAGGCATGCGTTATGGCAATCCATCGATTGCTAGCGCTTTGAAAGAGTTACAAGACAAAGGATGTCAAAGAATTGTAGTGTTACCTTTATACCCACAATATGCCGCAGCCACTACGGCCTCTACTTTTGATGCTGTTACCGCTGAACTGCAAACTTGGCGTTGGTTACCTGAAATTCGTTTCATTAATAAATATCACCGTGATCCTGGTTACATTAAGGCGCTGGCGAATAGCATTAAAGAACATCAACAAATTCACGGCAAACCACAACTGCTCGTCATGTCTTACCACGGTGTTCCACAACGTTATTTAGATAATGGTGATCCTTATCACTGCGAATGTCATGTAACATCACGTTTGGTAGCTGAAGAACTTGGGCTTTCAAAAGACGAATATAGAGTGACCTTTCAGTCGCTGTTTGGTAAAGAAGAGTGGATTAAACCGTACACCGATGCGACCATGAAAGCGCTCCCTGGAGATGGGATTAAAGACATTCAAGTCATCTGCCCTGGTTTTTCAGCTGATTGCTTAGAAACCATTGAAGAAATCGGTGAAGAAAACCGTGAATACTTTGAAGAAGCTGGTGGGGAAAAGTTTAGCTACATAACGTGTTTAAACGACCGTGCTGACCATGCGGATGCCCTAGCAAACATCGTTTTACAGCACACTCAAGGCTGGTATGAACGTGATGGGTTTGATGCGGATTTAGACACACAAGAGCGTGAAACCGTCAAAAGCAACGCTAAAGCAATGGGCTGTCCTTTTTAAACACACAATCAATTGAGCTTATCCTTCT contains these protein-coding regions:
- the hemH gene encoding ferrochelatase, whose amino-acid sequence is MIYQGIANFEHGSESATGVLLTNLGTPDAPTKEALKPYLKEFLMDPRVVEPPPARWLWRLILNGIILNTRPAKSAEAYATVWNSEGEGAPLLNIAQRQVDAVAERVRPHFKGRVEFALGMRYGNPSIASALKELQDKGCQRIVVLPLYPQYAAATTASTFDAVTAELQTWRWLPEIRFINKYHRDPGYIKALANSIKEHQQIHGKPQLLVMSYHGVPQRYLDNGDPYHCECHVTSRLVAEELGLSKDEYRVTFQSLFGKEEWIKPYTDATMKALPGDGIKDIQVICPGFSADCLETIEEIGEENREYFEEAGGEKFSYITCLNDRADHADALANIVLQHTQGWYERDGFDADLDTQERETVKSNAKAMGCPF
- a CDS encoding choice-of-anchor O protein, whose protein sequence is MKLQKKYLIIAMAAAMGVNGSVLAAEEQATTQMHFGNPEALSNQADLNMAFKAKLVRLGNGMLISAFGDALDATKVVYDLKGDEERPARDIFVRTCASATVDCGLETNWSAPVNISNTASLSSISTDWQGDNGDPSDYWGDSDKPNISNGGGNLMLTWVDKYCEGGNQRTVSYVTRDNREIPFSCTYAAYSSNGGLAWTSPIQLSDGSRDAKQDASKVNSMGKSIITWQEDPLGLQIGAADGPGDGASGATASHATDIWYTTTTFEATKWEDEAQTIPIAGKPTGIATPARLTDNKTGNLAGDNRTVKDAAGNLVAADLIDGGQTAATRANNALVGSTVVVTYEETKGSEEIEFGKYIRYHSFPYSTNPGAVTSQAGCVISNPEENARRVRFVPQATPGSSGLQMGIFWKEGKYDQGGPSDIMVRLLKNGVAYTNMTPAVDAGCETSVYADSSTLDNVKAINISSNTETGGNLADTTETNNAENALAHRGAIVGDDLYIGYSYTNDWALATYTNLRNYDFWLRHYDAVENTWTPPRNLSNLPSEVNSEGVTIEPLSVREPRFVKTPFSTNEADNYNPNAFIVAWGTQTNVASHIEEAVDQDIYYTRSFDKGVTYEPVVRVDNPNNVSRFESQLRPTPDGQTVYAVWNEQSASGVDAISVKAITGDVTGEYPYVPPYVPPTADDTTSDTIVASTGGGSASVFDGMLMPALIGLFMGLVGFLGLRKIQK